The Brevibacillus humidisoli DNA segment GATAAATGAAAACGATGACGATGACGCAATTGTGCTCTATGATGTGGATGAAGAAGAAGTGGCTAAGGAGATTGTTGGAGATGGTACTCGCAAAACATCTCCCAAAGTGAGCGGCGATTACGTGGCGTGGATTGATTTCCGCCACGGCGATGGGGCTGTATACCTGTACGATTTGGATCGCGAGCGGGAAATACGGGTGACGGATAGCAGTGCCAATGTGGTAGAACTTGATTTCGAAGGCGACACGGTTGTATGGGTCAGTGAGCACGGCGATAAGACGGACGTATACGCCTACAGTATCGAAGCGGATGAATCAAAGCAGGTATCCTACAGTGGGGCGGCCAGTCATCCAACTGTTCACGGCTCTTACGTAGCTTGGGAAGATGACCGAAACGGGCATGCTGACATCTATGCCTACGATTTATCGACTGACGAGGAGATCCGGGCGACTACCAATTCCTATGATCAAACCAAGCCTTCTCTTTACAAGGACATAATCATCTATGAGGATGATCGGAACGGCAATACCGAATTATATCAATACGACTTGGACCGCGACGATGAAGATCAGGTAACGGATGGCCGGGACGATAGGGAGAATCCGAAGGTATACGGTGATATTGTCGTTTACGAAAACGACGGCGATCTGGAGTACTACAACATGGACGATGACGATGAAGAACTGATTGAGCGGAAGATAGAGACGAAGATCGGATACGCGATCTATGGCGATTACGTTCTGTATGCAAAAGAAGATTCAGATGTGATGAAACTGTACTTGTACGATATCGATGAGGATGAAGAAGCGTCGATTGGATTGGCTAGCAAACCAGGGCAACCGGATGCAGACGACTGGCATATCGTGTACATAAGTGATAGTGGCACTGATGGTGTTGTCCTATATAATGTGGAGACTGAGAGCTCGATGGTGATTTCTGATGAAGATCAGGATCCGTCGCGTCCGCTTGTCAGTGGAAACTGGGTCATCTATTACGATCAGGAGGAGGACGCCCTGTTTTCCTACTCAATCAAAAGCGGCAAGAGGAAGCAGGTGACGGATGAAGATGTGGCATCGGACGAGCTGTACGAGTTGAACAACAATCAGCTGGTATGGGTCGAGGATGATACCATCTATCTGACCAATCTCTCCACTGGAGATACTCGGAAGATCGACGAACTGTATCGGGAACCGAAAAGGATTGATATCAACGACGAGTACATTTTGTGGCTCACAGACGAAGGCCGCAACACCTCTGATTTGTATCTCTATGATTTGGACGAGCAAAAAGGAGAGCGAATCCGCCGTGGGGAAATTGGACATGCTGCCTTGGGAGAGGAGTTCGTGATCTGGTCGGAAATGGGTGATGACAACTGGGATCTGTTTTATTACCAAACCGATCGGGATCGGATCTATTCCTTGTTCCGCAACAACGATGGTGATCAGATCAGGCCGCAAGCCTCGCGCAACTTCATCATCTACGAAGATAACCGCTACACGAATGATGAGAACGACTACCTCTACCAGTTGTACGATTTGGAGGATTTTGACTACGTAGAGTCACTCTCAGCCGAAGCGGTACCGACAGAACTGCGGATGGGCGGAAATCGGATTGTCTGGATCGACGAGCGTGAAGAAGAGGAAGCCTTGTACATGATGTCATTTGCTCAACCGCGGGACGAGATGCCGGAAGAACCAGAAGAGCCGGGGAATGAAGACGGGGAATACGTATTCTGGGACATTATTCATGACGGCAGCTTTGTCGACATCTTTAATGATCATCCTTGGGACAAGGTATATCTCGTTTTCTACGCGAATACGGACGATGAGTTTGAGGTGCAATTCTTTACATTCGTGGAGAACAGCAAGGCGTTCCTCGACCATATCAATGCAACACCGAGAGACAAGTTTCTT contains these protein-coding regions:
- a CDS encoding TolB family protein, whose translation is MKKKRVHGWMAAALLASSFWVASPAHAESIGREVEIKPSLAVPSDKGIDLSREYAVWINENDDDDAIVLYDVDEEEVAKEIVGDGTRKTSPKVSGDYVAWIDFRHGDGAVYLYDLDREREIRVTDSSANVVELDFEGDTVVWVSEHGDKTDVYAYSIEADESKQVSYSGAASHPTVHGSYVAWEDDRNGHADIYAYDLSTDEEIRATTNSYDQTKPSLYKDIIIYEDDRNGNTELYQYDLDRDDEDQVTDGRDDRENPKVYGDIVVYENDGDLEYYNMDDDDEELIERKIETKIGYAIYGDYVLYAKEDSDVMKLYLYDIDEDEEASIGLASKPGQPDADDWHIVYISDSGTDGVVLYNVETESSMVISDEDQDPSRPLVSGNWVIYYDQEEDALFSYSIKSGKRKQVTDEDVASDELYELNNNQLVWVEDDTIYLTNLSTGDTRKIDELYREPKRIDINDEYILWLTDEGRNTSDLYLYDLDEQKGERIRRGEIGHAALGEEFVIWSEMGDDNWDLFYYQTDRDRIYSLFRNNDGDQIRPQASRNFIIYEDNRYTNDENDYLYQLYDLEDFDYVESLSAEAVPTELRMGGNRIVWIDEREEEEALYMMSFAQPRDEMPEEPEEPGNEDGEYVFWDIIHDGSFVDIFNDHPWDKVYLVFYANTDDEFEVQFFTFVENSKAFLDHINATPRDKFLVRVYD